From the genome of Gorilla gorilla gorilla isolate KB3781 chromosome 4, NHGRI_mGorGor1-v2.1_pri, whole genome shotgun sequence, one region includes:
- the NR1D1 gene encoding nuclear receptor subfamily 1 group D member 1 isoform X2, producing the protein MEDSSRVSPSKSTSNITKLNGMVLLCKVCGDVASGFHYGVHACEGCKGFFRRSIQQNIQYKRCLKNENCSIVRINRNRCQQCRFKKCLSVGMSRDAVRFGRIPKREKQRMLAEMQSAMNLANNQLSSQCPLETSPTQHPTPGPMGPSPPPAPVPSPLVGFSQFPQQLTPPRSPSPEPTVEDVISQVARAHREIFTYAHDKLGSSPGNFNANHASGSPPATTPHRWENQGCPPAPNDNNTLAAQRHNEALNGLRQAPSSYPPTWPPGPAHHSCHQSNSNGHRLCPTHVYAAPEGKAPANNPRQGNSKNVLLACPMNMYPHGRSGRTVQEIWEDFSMSFTPAVREVVEFAKHIPGFRDLSQHDQVTLLKAGTFEVLMVRFASLFNVKDQTVMFLSRTTYSLQELGAMGMGDLLSAMFDFSEKLNSLALTEEELGLFTAVVLVSADRSGMENSASVEQLQETLLRALRALVLKNRPLETSRFTKLLLKLPDLRTLNNMHSEKLLSFRVDAQ; encoded by the exons ATGGAGGACAGCAGCCGAGTGTCCCCCAGCAAGAGCACCAGCAACATCACCA AGCTGAATGGCATGGTGTTACTGTGTAAAGTGTGTGGGGACGTTGCCTCGGGCTTCCACTATGGTGTGCACGCCTGCGAGGGCTGCAAG GGCTTTTTCCGTCGGAGCATCCAGCAGAACATCCAGTACAAAAGGTGTCTGAAGAATGAGAACTGCTCCATCGTCCGCATCAATCGCAACCGCTGCCAGCAATGTCGCTTCAAGAAGTGTCTCTCTGTGGGCATGTCTCGAGACG CTGTGCGTTTTGGGCGCATCCCCAAACGAGAGAAGCAGCGGATGCTTGCTGAGATGCAGAGTGCCATGAACCTGGCCAACAACCAGTTGAGCAGCCAGTGCCCGCTGGAGACTTCACCCACCCAGcaccccaccccaggccccaTGGGCCCCTCGCCACCCCCTGCTCCGGTCCCCTCACCCCTGGTGGGCTTCTCCCAGTTTCCACAACAGCTGACGCCTCCCAGATCCCCAAGCCCTGAGCCCACAGTGGAGGATGTGATATCCCAGGTGGCCCGGGCCCATCGAGAGATCTTCACCTACGCCCATGACAAGCTGGGCAGCTCACCTGGCAACTTCAATGCCAACCATGCATCAGGTAGCCCTCCAGCCACCACCCCACATCGCTGGGAAAATCAGGGCTGCCCACCTGCCCCCAATGACAACAACACCTTGGCTGCCCAGCGTCATAACGAGGCCCTAAATGGTCTGCGCCAggctccctcctcctaccctcccacCTGGCCTCCTGGCCCTGCACACCACAGCTGCCACCAGTCCAACAGCAACGGGCACCGTCTATGCCCCACCCACGTGTATGCAGCCCCAGAAGGCAAGGCACCTGCCAACAATCCCCGGCAGGGCAACTCAAAGAATGTTCTGCTG GCATGTCCTATGAACATGTACCCGCATGGACGCAGCGGGCGAACGGTGCAGGAGATCTGGGAGGATTTCTCCATGAGCTTCACGCCCGCTGTGCGGGAGGTGGTAGAGTTTGCCAAACACATCCCGGGCTTCCGTGACCTTTCTCAGCATGACCAAGTCACCCTGCTTAAGGCTGGCACCTTTGAG GTGCTGATGGTGCGCTTTGCTTCATTGTTCAACGTGAAGGACCAGACAGTGATGTTCCTAAGCCGCACCACCTACAGCCTGCAGGAGCTTGGTGCCATGGGCATGGGAGACCTGCTCAGTGCCATGTTCGACTTCAGCGAGAAGCTCAACTCCCTGGCGCTTAccgaggaggagctgggcctcttCACCGCGGTGGTGCTTGTCTCTGCAG ACCGCTCGGGCATGGAGAATTCCGCTTCGGTGGAGCAGCTCCAGGAGACGCTGCTGCGGGCTCTTCGGGCTCTGGTGCTGAAGAACCGGCCCTTGGAGACTTCCCGCTTCACCAAGCTGCTGCTCAAGCTGCCGGACCTGCGGACCCTGAACAACATGCATTCCGAGAAGCTGCTGTCCTTCCGGGTGGACGCCCAGTGA
- the NR1D1 gene encoding nuclear receptor subfamily 1 group D member 1 isoform X1 yields MTTLDSNNNTGGVITYIGSSGSSPSRTSPESLYSDNSNGSFQSLTQGCPTYFPPSPTGSLTQDPARSFGSIPPSLSDDGSPSSSSSSSSSSSSFYNGSPPGSLQVAMEDSSRVSPSKSTSNITKLNGMVLLCKVCGDVASGFHYGVHACEGCKGFFRRSIQQNIQYKRCLKNENCSIVRINRNRCQQCRFKKCLSVGMSRDAVRFGRIPKREKQRMLAEMQSAMNLANNQLSSQCPLETSPTQHPTPGPMGPSPPPAPVPSPLVGFSQFPQQLTPPRSPSPEPTVEDVISQVARAHREIFTYAHDKLGSSPGNFNANHASGSPPATTPHRWENQGCPPAPNDNNTLAAQRHNEALNGLRQAPSSYPPTWPPGPAHHSCHQSNSNGHRLCPTHVYAAPEGKAPANNPRQGNSKNVLLACPMNMYPHGRSGRTVQEIWEDFSMSFTPAVREVVEFAKHIPGFRDLSQHDQVTLLKAGTFEVLMVRFASLFNVKDQTVMFLSRTTYSLQELGAMGMGDLLSAMFDFSEKLNSLALTEEELGLFTAVVLVSADRSGMENSASVEQLQETLLRALRALVLKNRPLETSRFTKLLLKLPDLRTLNNMHSEKLLSFRVDAQ; encoded by the exons ATGACGACCCTGGACTCCAACAACAACACAG GTGGCGTCATCACCTACATTGGCTCCAGTGGCTCCTCCCCAAGCCGCACCAGCCCTGAATCCCTCTATAGTGACAACTCCAATGGCAGCTTCCAGTCCCTGACCCAAGGCTGTCCCACCTACTTCCCACCATCCCCCACTGGCTCCCTCACCCAAGACCCGGCTCGCTCCTTCGGGAGCATTCCACCCAGCCTGAGTGATGACGGCTCCccttcttcctcatcttcctcgtcgtcatcctcctcctccttctataATGGGAGCCCCCCTGGGAGTCTACAAGTGGCCATGGAGGACAGCAGCCGAGTGTCCCCCAGCAAGAGCACCAGCAACATCACCA AGCTGAATGGCATGGTGTTACTGTGTAAAGTGTGTGGGGACGTTGCCTCGGGCTTCCACTATGGTGTGCACGCCTGCGAGGGCTGCAAG GGCTTTTTCCGTCGGAGCATCCAGCAGAACATCCAGTACAAAAGGTGTCTGAAGAATGAGAACTGCTCCATCGTCCGCATCAATCGCAACCGCTGCCAGCAATGTCGCTTCAAGAAGTGTCTCTCTGTGGGCATGTCTCGAGACG CTGTGCGTTTTGGGCGCATCCCCAAACGAGAGAAGCAGCGGATGCTTGCTGAGATGCAGAGTGCCATGAACCTGGCCAACAACCAGTTGAGCAGCCAGTGCCCGCTGGAGACTTCACCCACCCAGcaccccaccccaggccccaTGGGCCCCTCGCCACCCCCTGCTCCGGTCCCCTCACCCCTGGTGGGCTTCTCCCAGTTTCCACAACAGCTGACGCCTCCCAGATCCCCAAGCCCTGAGCCCACAGTGGAGGATGTGATATCCCAGGTGGCCCGGGCCCATCGAGAGATCTTCACCTACGCCCATGACAAGCTGGGCAGCTCACCTGGCAACTTCAATGCCAACCATGCATCAGGTAGCCCTCCAGCCACCACCCCACATCGCTGGGAAAATCAGGGCTGCCCACCTGCCCCCAATGACAACAACACCTTGGCTGCCCAGCGTCATAACGAGGCCCTAAATGGTCTGCGCCAggctccctcctcctaccctcccacCTGGCCTCCTGGCCCTGCACACCACAGCTGCCACCAGTCCAACAGCAACGGGCACCGTCTATGCCCCACCCACGTGTATGCAGCCCCAGAAGGCAAGGCACCTGCCAACAATCCCCGGCAGGGCAACTCAAAGAATGTTCTGCTG GCATGTCCTATGAACATGTACCCGCATGGACGCAGCGGGCGAACGGTGCAGGAGATCTGGGAGGATTTCTCCATGAGCTTCACGCCCGCTGTGCGGGAGGTGGTAGAGTTTGCCAAACACATCCCGGGCTTCCGTGACCTTTCTCAGCATGACCAAGTCACCCTGCTTAAGGCTGGCACCTTTGAG GTGCTGATGGTGCGCTTTGCTTCATTGTTCAACGTGAAGGACCAGACAGTGATGTTCCTAAGCCGCACCACCTACAGCCTGCAGGAGCTTGGTGCCATGGGCATGGGAGACCTGCTCAGTGCCATGTTCGACTTCAGCGAGAAGCTCAACTCCCTGGCGCTTAccgaggaggagctgggcctcttCACCGCGGTGGTGCTTGTCTCTGCAG ACCGCTCGGGCATGGAGAATTCCGCTTCGGTGGAGCAGCTCCAGGAGACGCTGCTGCGGGCTCTTCGGGCTCTGGTGCTGAAGAACCGGCCCTTGGAGACTTCCCGCTTCACCAAGCTGCTGCTCAAGCTGCCGGACCTGCGGACCCTGAACAACATGCATTCCGAGAAGCTGCTGTCCTTCCGGGTGGACGCCCAGTGA
- the THRA gene encoding thyroid hormone receptor alpha, whose translation MEQKPSKVECGSDPEENSARSPDGKRKRKNGQCSLKTSMSGYIPSYLDKDEQCVVCGDKATGYHYRCITCEGCKGFFRRTIQKNLHPTYSCKYDSCCVIDKITRNQCQLCRFKKCIAVGMAMDLVLDDSKRVAKRKLIEQNRERRRKEEMIRSLQQRPEPTPEEWDLIHIATEAHRSTNAQGSHWKQRRKFLPDDIGQSPIVSMPDGDKVDLEAFSEFTKIITPAITRVVDFAKKLPMFSELPCEDQIILLKGCCMEIMSLRAAVRYDPESDTLTLSGEMAVKREQLKNGGLGVVSDAIFELGKSLSAFNLDDTEVALLQAVLLMSTDRSGLLCVDKIEKSQEAYLLAFEHYVNHRKHNIPHFWPKLLMKVTDLRMIGACHASRFLHMKVECPTELFPPLFLEVFEDQEV comes from the exons gGTATATCCCTAGTTACCTGGACAAAGACGAGCAGTGTGTCGTGTGTGGGGACAAGGCAACTGGTTATCACTACCGCTGTATCACTTGTGAGGGCTGCAAG ggctTCTTTCGCCGCACAATCCAGAAGAACCTCCATCCCACCTATTCCTGCAAATATGACAGCTGCTGTGTCATTGACAAGATCACCCGCAATCAGTGCCAGCTGTGCCGCTTCAAGAAGTGCATCGCCGTGGGCATGGCCATGGACT TGGTTCTAGATGATTCGAAGCGGGTGGCCAAGCGTAAGCTGATTGAGCAGAACCGGGAGCGGCGGCGGAAGGAGGAGATGATCCGATCACTGCAGCAGCGACCAGAGCCCACTCCTGAAGAGTGGGATCTGATCCACATTGCCACAGAGGCCCATCGCAGCACCAATGCCCAGGGCAGCCATTGGAAACAGAGGCGGAAATTCCTG CCCGATGACATTGGCCAGTCACCCATTGTCTCCATGCCGGACGGAGACAAGGTGGACCTGGAAGCCTTCAGCGAGTTTACCAAGATCATCACCCCGGCCATCACCCGTGTGGTGGACTTTGCCAAAAAACTGCCCATGTTCTCCGAG CTGCCTTGCGAAGACCAGATCATCCTCCTGAAGGGGTGCTGCATGGAGATCATGTCCCTGCGGGCGGCTGTCCGCTACGACCCTGAGAGCGACACCCTGACGCTGAGTGGGGAGATGGCTGTCAAGCGGGAGCAGCTCAAGAATGGCGGCCTGGGCGTAGTCTCCGACGCCATCTTTGAACTGGGCAAGTCACTCTCTGCCTTTAACCTGGATGACACGGAAGTGGCTCTGCTACAGGCTGTGCTGCTAATGTCAACAG ACCGCTCGGGCCTGCTGTGTGTGGACAAGATCGAGAAGAGTCAGGAGGCGTACCTGCTGGCGTTCGAGCACTACGTCAACCACCGCAAACACAACATTCCGCACTTCTGGCCCAAGCTGCTGATGAAGGTGACTGACCTCCGCATGATCGGGGCCTGCCACGCCAGCCGCTTCCTCCACATGAAAGTCGAGTGCCCCACCGAACTCTTCCCCCCACTCTTCCTCGAGGTCTTTGAGGATCAGGAAGTCTAA